In the Victivallis sp. Marseille-Q1083 genome, one interval contains:
- the plsY gene encoding glycerol-3-phosphate 1-O-acyltransferase PlsY, whose protein sequence is MPTFLFYLFTILGAYLFGSIPWGYLIGRLYGKDIRKLGSGNIGATNVTRSIGKLPGRLCFALDALKGFLPVFAVSQLLRHQLCSDPWGWIQIAALAGSVGGHMFSCFLHFKGGKGISTAAGAVLALSPYAVLIAAAVWLIAFLAWRYVSLASIAAAAALPLSATIIDAYHLYPHSNVTLGGFYLLSLAAILKHLSNLKRLLNGTENRFQKKSKTPEK, encoded by the coding sequence ATGCCAACCTTCCTCTTCTATCTGTTCACCATTCTGGGCGCCTACCTGTTTGGTTCGATTCCGTGGGGATATCTGATCGGCCGGCTTTACGGCAAAGACATCCGCAAACTGGGCAGCGGCAACATCGGCGCAACCAATGTCACCCGCTCAATCGGCAAACTTCCGGGCCGGCTCTGCTTCGCGCTCGACGCCCTCAAAGGATTCCTGCCGGTCTTTGCCGTCTCCCAACTGCTCCGGCACCAGCTCTGCAGCGACCCGTGGGGCTGGATTCAGATCGCGGCGCTGGCCGGCAGCGTCGGCGGCCATATGTTCAGTTGTTTCCTGCATTTCAAGGGCGGCAAAGGAATTTCCACCGCCGCCGGCGCGGTACTCGCGCTGTCCCCCTATGCGGTGCTGATCGCCGCCGCAGTCTGGCTGATCGCCTTTCTGGCCTGGCGTTACGTTTCGCTGGCCAGCATCGCGGCGGCGGCGGCGCTGCCGCTGAGCGCGACCATCATCGACGCCTATCACCTCTATCCGCATTCGAACGTCACGCTCGGCGGTTTTTATCTGCTGTCGCTGGCGGCGATCCTCAAGCATTTATCCAACCTGAAACGGCTGTTGAACGGAACCGAAAACCGTTTTCAAAAAAAATCCAAGACCCCGGAGAAATGA